The following proteins come from a genomic window of Streptomyces sp. GS7:
- a CDS encoding DUF1707 and DUF4190 domain-containing protein, which yields MRASHADRERAVDVLKAGFAEGRLGQPEYEQRIARAYQAQTHAELQMLVADLPQGPVPQAQFAPRPVAVPTTFLPMQMPMVQPTNGSATGALVCGLLAPVTWGVSSIPAVILGHKARAEIRRTGERGDGQAVAGLVLGWLGIGAWALFILVMVLVAVVRP from the coding sequence ATGCGTGCCTCGCACGCCGATCGCGAGCGGGCGGTCGATGTCCTGAAGGCGGGTTTCGCGGAGGGCCGGCTCGGGCAGCCGGAGTACGAGCAGCGGATCGCGCGGGCGTATCAGGCGCAGACCCACGCCGAGCTGCAGATGCTGGTCGCGGATCTGCCCCAAGGGCCGGTGCCGCAGGCGCAGTTCGCGCCGCGGCCGGTGGCCGTGCCGACCACGTTCCTGCCGATGCAGATGCCGATGGTGCAGCCCACCAACGGCTCCGCGACGGGCGCGCTGGTGTGCGGCCTGCTGGCGCCGGTGACCTGGGGAGTGTCCTCGATTCCGGCGGTGATCCTGGGGCACAAGGCGCGGGCCGAGATCCGGCGGACCGGTGAGCGCGGGGACGGCCAGGCGGTCGCGGGGCTGGTGCTGGGCTGGCTCGGGATCGGGGCCTGGGCGCTGTTCATCCTGGTGATGGTGCTGGTCGCCGTGGTGCGGCCGTGA
- the rpsL gene encoding 30S ribosomal protein S12 produces the protein MPTIQQLVRKGRQDKVEKNKTPALEGSPQRRGVCTRVFTTTPKKPNSALRKVARVRLTSGIEVTAYIPGEGHNLQEHSIVLVRGGRVKDLPGVRYKIIRGSLDTQGVKNRKQARSRYGAKKEK, from the coding sequence GTGCCTACGATCCAGCAGCTGGTCCGCAAGGGCCGGCAGGACAAGGTCGAGAAGAACAAGACGCCCGCACTTGAGGGTTCCCCCCAGCGCCGCGGCGTCTGCACGCGTGTGTTCACGACCACCCCGAAGAAGCCGAACTCGGCCCTGCGTAAGGTCGCGCGTGTGCGTCTGACCAGCGGGATCGAGGTCACCGCTTACATTCCGGGTGAGGGCCACAACCTGCAGGAGCACTCGATCGTGCTCGTGCGCGGTGGCCGTGTGAAGGACCTGCCGGGTGTTCGGTACAAGATCATCCGCGGCTCCCTCGACACGCAGGGCGTCAAGAACCGCAAGCAGGCTCGCAGCCGCTACGGCGCCAAGAAGGAGAAGTAA
- the rpsG gene encoding 30S ribosomal protein S7 yields MPRKGPAPKRPVIIDPVYGSPLVTSLINKVLLNGKRSTAERIVYGAMEGLREKTGNDPVITLKRALENIKPTLEVKSRRVGGATYQVPVEVKPGRAATLSLRWLVGYSRARREKTMTERLMNELLDASNGLGASVKKREDTHKMAESNKAFAHYRW; encoded by the coding sequence ATGCCTCGTAAGGGCCCCGCCCCGAAGCGTCCGGTCATCATCGACCCGGTTTACGGCTCTCCTCTGGTGACCTCCCTCATCAACAAGGTGCTGCTGAACGGCAAGCGCTCCACCGCCGAGCGCATCGTTTACGGCGCCATGGAGGGTCTGCGCGAGAAGACCGGCAACGACCCGGTCATCACGCTGAAGCGCGCGCTGGAGAACATCAAGCCGACCCTTGAGGTCAAGTCCCGCCGTGTCGGTGGCGCGACCTACCAGGTCCCGGTCGAGGTCAAGCCCGGCCGCGCCGCCACCCTCTCGCTCCGCTGGCTCGTGGGCTACTCCCGCGCCCGCCGCGAGAAGACCATGACCGAGCGCCTCATGAACGAACTGCTCGACGCCTCCAACGGCCTCGGCGCTTCGGTCAAGAAGCGTGAGGACACGCACAAGATGGCCGAGTCCAACAAGGCCTTCGCGCACTACCGCTGGTAG
- the fusA gene encoding elongation factor G: protein MATTSLDLAKVRNIGIMAHIDAGKTTTTERILFYTGVSYKIGEVHDGAATMDWMEQEQERGITITSAATTCHWPLENVDNTINIIDTPGHVDFTVEVERSLRVLDGAVTVFDGVAGVEPQSETVWRQADRYGVPRICFVNKLDRTGAEFHRCVDMISDRLGAVPIVMQLPIGTEMDFKGVVDLVSMKALVWSAEAAKGEMYDTVDIPATHTEAADEWRGKLLEVVAENDEEIMELYLEGQEPTEEQLYAAIRRITIASGKADVTTVTPVFCGTAFKNKGVQPLLDAVVRYLPSPLDVEAIEGHAVNNPEEVVKRKPSEDEPLSALAFKIASDPHLGKLTFIRVYSGRLEAGTQVQNSVKGKKERIGKIYRMHANKREEIESVGAGDIVAVMGLKQTTTGETLCDASAPVILESMEFPAPVIQVAIEPKSKGDQEKLGVAIQRLAEEDPSFQVHTDEETGQTIIAGMGELHLDVLVDRMKREFRVEANVGKPQVAYRETLRKPVERLDYTHKKQTGGSGQFAKVQIALEPLEGDGYEFENKVTGGRIPREYIPSVDAGCQEAMEFGVLAGYPLTGVKVTLLDGAFHEVDSSEMAFKIAGSMAFKEAARKASPALLEPMMKVEVTTPEDYMGDVIGDINSRRGQIQSMEDRAGAKLVTGLVPLSEMFGYVGDLRSKTSGRASYSMQFDSYAEVPKNVAEEIIAKAKGE from the coding sequence ATGGCTACCACTTCGCTTGACCTGGCCAAGGTCCGCAACATCGGGATCATGGCCCACATCGACGCGGGCAAGACGACCACCACCGAGCGGATCCTGTTCTACACCGGTGTTTCGTACAAGATCGGTGAGGTCCACGACGGCGCTGCCACGATGGACTGGATGGAGCAGGAGCAGGAGCGCGGCATCACGATCACGTCTGCCGCGACGACCTGCCACTGGCCGCTGGAGAACGTCGACAACACCATCAACATCATCGACACCCCGGGTCACGTCGACTTCACGGTCGAGGTGGAGCGCTCGCTGCGCGTCCTGGACGGTGCGGTGACGGTGTTCGACGGCGTCGCCGGTGTCGAGCCGCAGTCCGAGACCGTCTGGCGTCAGGCGGACCGCTACGGCGTGCCGCGTATCTGCTTCGTCAACAAGCTCGACCGCACCGGTGCCGAGTTCCACCGCTGCGTCGACATGATCAGCGACCGCCTGGGTGCGGTGCCGATCGTCATGCAGCTGCCGATCGGTACCGAGATGGACTTCAAGGGCGTCGTCGACCTCGTGTCGATGAAGGCCCTGGTCTGGTCGGCCGAGGCCGCCAAGGGCGAGATGTACGACACCGTCGACATCCCGGCCACCCACACCGAGGCCGCCGACGAGTGGCGCGGCAAGCTGCTCGAGGTCGTCGCCGAGAACGACGAAGAGATCATGGAGCTGTACCTGGAGGGCCAGGAGCCCACCGAGGAGCAGCTGTACGCGGCGATCCGCCGTATCACGATCGCTTCCGGCAAGGCCGACGTCACCACCGTCACCCCGGTGTTCTGCGGTACCGCGTTCAAGAACAAGGGCGTGCAGCCCCTGCTCGACGCGGTCGTGCGCTACCTCCCCTCCCCGTTGGACGTCGAGGCCATCGAGGGCCACGCGGTCAACAACCCGGAGGAGGTCGTCAAGCGCAAGCCGTCCGAGGACGAGCCGCTGTCGGCCCTGGCGTTCAAGATCGCGAGCGACCCCCACCTGGGCAAGCTCACCTTCATCCGGGTGTACTCGGGCCGCCTTGAGGCCGGCACGCAGGTGCAGAACTCGGTGAAGGGCAAGAAGGAGCGCATCGGCAAGATCTACCGGATGCACGCGAACAAGCGTGAGGAGATCGAGTCGGTGGGTGCCGGCGACATCGTCGCCGTCATGGGTCTGAAGCAGACCACCACCGGTGAGACCCTCTGCGACGCGAGCGCTCCGGTGATCCTGGAGTCGATGGAGTTCCCGGCCCCGGTCATCCAGGTCGCCATCGAGCCCAAGTCCAAGGGCGACCAGGAGAAGCTGGGTGTCGCCATCCAGCGTCTCGCCGAAGAGGACCCCTCGTTCCAGGTGCACACCGACGAGGAGACCGGCCAGACCATCATCGCGGGTATGGGCGAGCTGCACCTCGACGTGCTGGTCGACCGTATGAAGCGTGAGTTCCGGGTCGAGGCCAACGTCGGCAAGCCGCAGGTCGCGTACCGCGAGACGCTGCGCAAGCCGGTCGAGCGCCTGGACTACACGCACAAGAAGCAGACCGGTGGTTCCGGTCAGTTCGCGAAGGTCCAGATCGCCCTCGAGCCGCTCGAAGGCGATGGCTACGAGTTCGAGAACAAGGTCACCGGTGGCCGCATCCCGCGGGAGTACATCCCGTCCGTGGACGCCGGCTGCCAGGAGGCCATGGAGTTCGGTGTCCTCGCCGGATACCCGCTCACGGGCGTCAAGGTCACCCTTCTCGACGGTGCCTTCCACGAGGTCGACTCGTCGGAAATGGCCTTCAAGATCGCCGGCTCGATGGCCTTCAAGGAGGCCGCCCGCAAGGCCAGCCCGGCCCTGCTGGAGCCGATGATGAAGGTCGAGGTCACCACGCCCGAGGACTACATGGGCGATGTGATCGGCGACATCAACTCCCGCCGTGGGCAGATCCAGTCCATGGAGGACCGCGCCGGCGCCAAGCTCGTCACGGGCCTGGTTCCGCTCTCGGAGATGTTCGGCTACGTCGGAGACCTCCGCAGCAAGACGTCGGGTCGCGCCAGCTACTCGATGCAGTTCGACTCCTACGCCGAGGTTCCGAAGAACGTCGCCGAGGAGATCATCGCCAAGGCCAAGGGCGAGTAA
- the tuf gene encoding elongation factor Tu: MAKAKFERTKPHVNIGTIGHVDHGKTTLTAAITKVLHDQFPDLNPFTPFEDIDKAPEERQRGITISIAHVEYQTASRHYAHVDCPGHADYIKNMITGAAQMDGAILVVAATDGPMPQTKEHVLLARQSNVPYIVVALNKADMVDDEEIMELVELEVRELLSEYEFPGDDLPVVQVSALKALEGDEKWVASVQELMKAVDEYVPQPERDVDQPFLMPIEDVFTITGRGTVVTGRIERGVLKVNETVDIIGIKNEKTTTTVTGIEMFRKLLDEGQAGENVGLLLRGIKREDVERGQCIIKPGSVTPHTEFEATAYILSKDEGGRHTPFFNNYRPQFYFRTTDVTGVVTLPEGTEMVMPGDNATMTVSLIQPVAMEENLRFTIREGGRTVGAGQVTKVIK, from the coding sequence GTGGCGAAGGCGAAGTTCGAGCGGACCAAGCCGCACGTCAACATTGGCACCATCGGTCACGTCGACCACGGTAAGACGACCCTTACCGCGGCGATCACCAAGGTGCTGCACGACCAGTTCCCGGACCTGAACCCGTTCACGCCGTTCGAGGACATCGACAAGGCCCCTGAGGAGCGCCAGCGCGGTATCACCATCTCGATCGCGCACGTCGAGTACCAGACCGCGTCGCGTCACTACGCCCACGTCGACTGCCCGGGTCACGCGGACTACATCAAGAACATGATCACCGGTGCGGCGCAGATGGACGGCGCCATCCTCGTGGTCGCCGCCACCGACGGCCCGATGCCGCAGACCAAGGAGCACGTGCTCCTGGCCCGCCAGTCGAACGTTCCGTACATCGTCGTCGCCCTGAACAAGGCCGACATGGTGGACGACGAGGAGATCATGGAGCTCGTCGAGCTCGAGGTGCGTGAGCTCCTCAGCGAGTACGAGTTCCCGGGCGACGACCTGCCGGTCGTCCAGGTCTCCGCGCTGAAGGCCCTTGAGGGCGACGAGAAGTGGGTCGCTTCCGTCCAGGAACTGATGAAGGCCGTGGACGAGTACGTCCCGCAGCCGGAGCGTGACGTCGACCAGCCGTTCCTGATGCCGATCGAGGACGTCTTCACGATCACCGGCCGTGGCACCGTTGTCACCGGTCGTATCGAGCGTGGTGTCCTCAAGGTCAACGAGACCGTCGACATCATCGGCATCAAGAACGAGAAGACGACGACCACCGTCACCGGCATCGAGATGTTCCGCAAGCTGCTCGACGAGGGCCAGGCCGGTGAGAACGTCGGTCTGCTGCTCCGCGGCATCAAGCGCGAGGACGTCGAGCGCGGCCAGTGCATCATCAAGCCGGGTTCGGTCACCCCGCACACCGAGTTCGAGGCCACGGCGTACATCCTCTCCAAGGACGAGGGCGGCCGCCACACCCCGTTCTTCAACAACTACCGTCCGCAGTTCTACTTCCGTACGACGGACGTGACCGGCGTCGTGACCCTCCCCGAGGGCACCGAGATGGTCATGCCGGGCGACAACGCCACGATGACCGTGTCGCTCATCCAGCCCGTCGCCATGGAGGAGAACCTCCGCTTCACCATCCGCGAGGGTGGCCGTACCGTCGGTGCCGGCCAGGTCACCAAGGTCATCAAGTAA
- a CDS encoding thioesterase II family protein codes for MISRTEDYDLWMRRFHPAPDSAVTLVCLPHAGSSANSCFPLSEGLSPSVEVLAVQYPGRQDRCWEPPARSVAELAASVAEVLRGTLDRPVALFGHSMGAAVAFELARILEREQGVAPVGLFASARRAPSRHRYDPRTELPSGEEVKAELQRLSGTDARILEDPELLRIFLPVIRADYAVAGSYRGDPDARVGCPVTVLVGDADPETTIEEARAWSGHTTGACELRVYPGGHFYIEQHRASVINVISDVLLPACAARGVPSGRP; via the coding sequence TTGATCTCCCGGACCGAGGATTACGACCTGTGGATGCGGCGGTTCCACCCTGCCCCGGACAGCGCCGTCACTCTGGTGTGCCTTCCGCACGCGGGGAGTTCGGCCAACTCCTGCTTCCCGCTCTCCGAGGGGCTCTCCCCCTCGGTTGAGGTGCTGGCCGTGCAGTACCCCGGTCGGCAGGACCGCTGCTGGGAGCCGCCCGCCCGCAGTGTGGCGGAGCTGGCCGCGTCCGTGGCCGAGGTGCTGCGCGGGACCCTCGACCGGCCGGTGGCGCTGTTCGGCCACAGCATGGGGGCCGCGGTCGCCTTCGAACTCGCCCGCATCCTGGAGCGGGAGCAGGGGGTCGCCCCGGTCGGCCTGTTCGCCTCGGCGCGCCGCGCCCCTTCCCGGCACCGCTACGACCCGCGTACGGAGCTGCCCTCCGGCGAGGAGGTCAAGGCGGAGCTGCAGCGGCTCAGCGGCACGGACGCCAGGATCCTGGAGGACCCGGAGCTGCTGCGCATCTTCCTCCCCGTGATCCGGGCCGACTACGCGGTGGCCGGTTCGTACCGGGGCGATCCCGACGCCCGGGTCGGCTGCCCGGTCACGGTGCTGGTGGGCGACGCCGACCCGGAGACCACCATCGAGGAGGCCCGCGCCTGGAGCGGCCACACCACGGGCGCGTGCGAGCTGCGGGTCTATCCGGGCGGCCACTTCTACATCGAGCAGCACCGGGCCTCGGTGATCAACGTGATCTCCGACGTGCTGCTGCCGGCCTGCGCCGCCCGGGGAGTTCCGTCGGGCAGGCCCTAG
- a CDS encoding helix-turn-helix transcriptional regulator encodes MIVDRDVEISQLTGMLTECVSGTGTLAVIRGSTATGKTELLHLLCERAAGQGFQVLTAIGSAMEQWFPYALLEQLFPDVAAVAEQESGPAAELPHRPGAESVPPRVLRHVHRTATELAAQAPLLLAIDDMQYADTASLQCLLYLIRRFRTERIALVVTESPRSTADHALLGELQYQPRARRIQLGTLGRDGVVRLVAGELGEEAAERLADEFLDVSGGNPLLLRALVHDTAYRRNLSSGRARLVIADGFQQAALACVHRSGPDYVRVARGLAVLDGHAPPGLLGNLVEVGPQATAHAVEALEEAGLLDGGGRFRHPALCGAVLGDIPAEALTALRGRAARLLHEQGAPQTAVAAQLLECGPLGEDWEASLLRAAAEQFLTDDRSTLAAHCLHLASRCSGDEAEALAFKAAAAHITWRLDPKAAVPQLKALAASAQDGLLPPTMRLQLLRALLWNGLEDEAVKVSEGLPESAPEPQFTSHLLATRLRLASTYPGALSRMHGALGPAEPERCLPTSETVSAQLNAACAVYYALTGGDPDDIVARAEHVLQYVRLGRNSLEVPLSALHALIYIDRLNLADSWCDQLLAQSAKQFAPAWDALLLSTKAMVSLRRGSLPAAREQAGDALSRIPTQGWGIGLALPLATLIETHTATGEYEAAAELLSRPLPEAAFRTRFGLHYQYARGRYHLAIEQPQAALTCFLACGEQLQKWQLDSPGLVPWRSAAAEAWLRLDKPDRAVRLLTEQLDQAEPRQPRAVGAALRILAATRPPAQRQALLGRALEMFQAGSDRYGMAWTLADLGQAQQQLGKGNEARHVVRRAWRLAQECGAQQLLRTLQPALPPGLPAPRADERAMRAETLTDAERRVAALAAQGYTNREVAAKLFITVSTVEQHLTKVYRKFHIKHRHQLPANLAFDDADIA; translated from the coding sequence GTGATCGTGGACCGCGACGTCGAGATATCCCAGCTGACCGGGATGCTCACGGAGTGCGTCTCGGGGACAGGAACGCTGGCTGTCATCCGTGGGAGCACCGCAACCGGCAAGACCGAGCTGCTCCATTTACTGTGCGAGCGCGCGGCCGGGCAGGGGTTCCAGGTGCTGACCGCGATCGGCAGCGCCATGGAGCAGTGGTTTCCGTATGCACTCCTGGAGCAGCTGTTCCCCGATGTGGCCGCCGTGGCGGAGCAGGAGAGCGGCCCGGCCGCCGAACTCCCCCACCGGCCCGGCGCCGAGTCCGTACCACCCCGCGTCCTGCGGCACGTACACCGCACGGCCACGGAACTGGCCGCCCAGGCACCGCTGCTCCTGGCCATCGACGACATGCAGTACGCCGACACCGCTTCCCTGCAGTGCCTGCTCTACCTGATCCGCCGCTTCCGGACCGAGCGCATCGCCCTCGTGGTCACCGAGAGCCCGCGCAGCACCGCGGACCACGCGCTGCTGGGCGAACTCCAGTACCAACCACGGGCCCGCCGGATCCAGTTGGGCACGCTCGGCCGGGACGGGGTCGTCCGGCTGGTCGCCGGGGAACTGGGCGAAGAGGCCGCCGAGCGGCTCGCCGACGAGTTCCTCGACGTCAGCGGCGGCAATCCGCTGCTGTTGCGCGCGCTGGTCCACGACACCGCCTACCGCCGCAACCTCTCCTCGGGGCGGGCCCGGCTCGTCATCGCGGACGGCTTCCAACAGGCCGCGCTGGCCTGCGTGCACCGCAGCGGCCCCGACTACGTACGCGTCGCCCGCGGCCTCGCCGTGCTGGACGGGCACGCCCCGCCCGGCCTGCTCGGCAACCTCGTCGAGGTCGGCCCGCAGGCCACCGCCCACGCCGTCGAGGCGCTGGAGGAGGCGGGCCTGCTCGACGGCGGCGGGCGGTTCCGCCACCCCGCGCTGTGCGGCGCCGTGCTCGGCGACATCCCGGCCGAGGCGCTCACCGCGCTGCGGGGACGCGCCGCCCGGCTGCTCCACGAGCAGGGCGCACCGCAGACCGCGGTCGCCGCCCAGCTGTTGGAGTGCGGCCCGCTCGGCGAGGACTGGGAAGCGTCCCTGCTGCGGGCGGCCGCCGAGCAGTTCCTGACCGACGACCGCAGCACGCTCGCGGCGCACTGCCTGCACCTGGCCAGCCGCTGCTCCGGCGACGAGGCGGAGGCCCTCGCCTTCAAGGCGGCCGCGGCGCACATCACCTGGCGGCTCGACCCCAAGGCCGCGGTGCCGCAGCTCAAGGCGCTGGCCGCGTCCGCACAAGACGGGCTGCTGCCGCCCACCATGAGACTGCAACTGCTCCGCGCCCTGCTCTGGAACGGCCTGGAGGACGAGGCCGTCAAGGTCTCCGAAGGGCTGCCGGAGTCCGCCCCCGAGCCGCAGTTCACCAGTCATCTGCTCGCCACCCGGCTGCGGTTGGCCTCCACCTACCCCGGCGCGCTGAGCCGGATGCACGGGGCGCTGGGCCCGGCCGAACCGGAGCGGTGCCTGCCCACGTCGGAGACGGTCTCGGCACAGCTGAACGCGGCCTGCGCCGTGTACTACGCACTGACCGGCGGGGACCCCGACGACATCGTTGCCAGGGCCGAGCACGTGCTCCAGTACGTACGCCTCGGCCGCAACTCCCTTGAGGTGCCGCTCTCGGCGCTGCACGCCCTGATCTACATCGACCGGCTGAACCTCGCGGACTCCTGGTGCGACCAGCTGCTCGCCCAGTCGGCCAAGCAGTTCGCCCCCGCCTGGGACGCCCTGCTGCTCTCGACCAAGGCGATGGTCTCGCTGCGCCGGGGCAGCCTGCCCGCGGCCCGGGAGCAGGCGGGAGACGCCCTGTCCCGGATCCCGACCCAGGGCTGGGGCATCGGCCTCGCGCTGCCGCTGGCCACCCTGATCGAAACGCACACCGCCACGGGCGAATACGAGGCCGCGGCCGAGCTGCTGAGCCGTCCGCTCCCCGAAGCCGCCTTCAGGACCCGCTTCGGGCTGCACTACCAGTACGCGCGAGGCCGGTACCACCTGGCCATCGAGCAGCCCCAGGCGGCGCTGACCTGCTTCCTCGCCTGCGGCGAGCAGCTCCAGAAGTGGCAGCTGGACTCCCCCGGACTGGTGCCCTGGCGCAGCGCCGCGGCGGAGGCATGGCTGCGGCTGGACAAGCCGGACCGGGCCGTCCGACTGCTCACCGAGCAGCTGGACCAGGCCGAGCCGCGGCAGCCGAGGGCCGTCGGTGCCGCACTGCGGATCCTGGCCGCCACCCGACCGCCGGCCCAGCGCCAGGCCCTGCTCGGCCGGGCCCTGGAGATGTTCCAGGCCGGCAGCGACCGCTACGGCATGGCCTGGACGCTGGCCGATCTGGGCCAGGCCCAGCAGCAGTTGGGGAAGGGCAACGAGGCCCGGCACGTGGTGCGCCGCGCCTGGCGGCTCGCCCAGGAGTGCGGTGCACAGCAGCTGCTGCGTACGCTGCAGCCCGCTCTGCCTCCGGGCCTCCCGGCCCCCCGCGCCGACGAACGCGCGATGCGGGCCGAGACGCTCACCGACGCCGAGCGGCGGGTTGCCGCGCTGGCCGCCCAGGGATACACCAACCGGGAGGTGGCCGCGAAGCTGTTCATCACGGTCAGCACCGTCGAACAGCACCTCACCAAGGTCTACCGGAAGTTCCACATCAAGCACCGCCATCAACTGCCCGCGAACCTGGCCTTCGACGACGCCGACATCGCCTAG
- a CDS encoding 4'-phosphopantetheinyl transferase family protein has translation MRLHSWEDDPGDLRAVLSPEERARADSFVFPRHRRQYVISHAFVRQVLSWYVPVRPRDLRFGTGPHGKPRLDRPAGAPGLEFNLSHCAELALVGIAREAIGVDVEAVRHGHDATGVAHYFHPAERRVLDGLPADRRSGAFHRGWTRKEAVVKAIGAGLTIPLDAFEVELDTDAPTVPRARGPAFPTGRSWHLTHLEPLPGYVGAVAVPFRPATIAAALVTGPVLPPTRAPGAGIPAVQDGWASPYESPTGR, from the coding sequence GTGCGGCTGCATTCCTGGGAGGACGATCCCGGGGATCTCCGCGCGGTGCTCTCGCCGGAGGAGAGGGCCAGGGCGGACTCCTTCGTCTTTCCCCGGCACCGTCGCCAGTACGTCATCAGCCACGCCTTCGTACGGCAGGTGCTGTCCTGGTACGTACCGGTCCGTCCGCGGGACCTGCGCTTCGGCACCGGCCCGCACGGAAAGCCGCGCCTGGACCGGCCGGCGGGCGCGCCGGGCCTGGAGTTCAACCTCTCCCACTGCGCGGAGCTGGCCCTGGTCGGCATCGCGCGCGAGGCGATCGGCGTCGACGTCGAGGCGGTGCGGCACGGCCACGACGCCACCGGTGTCGCGCACTACTTCCACCCCGCGGAGCGCCGGGTGCTGGACGGCCTTCCCGCGGACCGGCGCAGCGGCGCCTTCCACCGCGGCTGGACGCGCAAGGAAGCGGTGGTCAAGGCCATCGGTGCCGGGCTGACCATCCCCCTGGACGCCTTCGAGGTGGAGCTGGACACCGACGCGCCGACCGTGCCGCGGGCGCGCGGCCCGGCCTTCCCGACGGGGCGCAGCTGGCATCTCACGCACCTGGAGCCGCTGCCCGGCTACGTCGGGGCGGTCGCCGTGCCCTTTCGCCCCGCCACGATCGCGGCGGCCCTGGTGACCGGGCCCGTGCTGCCGCCCACCCGGGCTCCGGGGGCTGGAATTCCCGCAGTTCAGGACGGGTGGGCGAGCCCCTATGAGTCCCCTACCGGCAGGTGA